A window of Opitutales bacterium genomic DNA:
CAAAGTCCTTCGGCGTCTCAGCTCGATAGACTAAGATACCCAACCACCGGCCCAGCGGATATGACATCGCGGGTATAAATAGCCCCACCATGTCGTAGAAAAGACCAAAGGCTAAAGCGATTAGGCAGGCTGCGGTAACTGATAATTGATATTGGACGAGGCCAAATGTGCGCCCAAATCGAACAATCAGCGTCCGCTTATTGGCAACGCGATCTTCATCTACATCCCGTAGGTTGTTCACGACCAATAGGTTATTAATTAGCAAACCCAGAGCAATCCCCAGCGTGAAAGCCACGACACTGTATTCATCAGCCTGGACAAAGTATGTGAACCCCGTCGCGACCCATCCAAAATAGAAAACCACGAAAATGTCTCCAAGCCCTAGATAAGCCAGAGGTGCAGGCCCCCCAGTATAAAGAATCGCACAGGCTATGGACGAGAGCCCTATAACAATGAGCCAAACATCGCCATAGGGGATCAGGAGACAGCCAGCTACAAATGCCAACGCCAGAACGGCCCAAGTAGCACGCAGCATCGCTTGTGGTGTAATCCAACCTGACGCCACAGCCCTAGGCGGCCCCTTACGCTGATCCGTATCGGCTCCCTTTTTGTAATCGAAGTAGTCGTTTGCAAAATTCGTGCTGATCTGGATCAACAGACTAAACAACAGGCAAAGCAAAGCCGGAAACCATTCAAACTTCCCTTCATAATAAGCATAAGCAGTCCCGACTAATACGGGGCTCGCCGCTGCAGGAATTGTGCGCGGACGTGTAGCGACCAACCAATGCCGGATCATCGGGTAGCAATGAGCGCGATTCGGCGAGTAAAGGTTTCCCCAAATGCCAATGCAATTTCCTGTGCATCGGCATAAGTACTCTCGAGATTGTCCACATGCCGAAAGTAGGTAGTCATCCCCTCGTTGGAGAGTACGGTAAAGGTAATGTCCATATAAGCCAAACGATCCGCAGTTGCTACACCATTGATATAGAGTGTTCCATTCTCAACACTCACTGACGAGGTAGGGTTAATCGCCGATACAGCGAGGCTTGTCGCATTTTCACGGTAAAACTGGATACTAAAGTCGATCACGTTTGAAGCAGCAAGATTCCGACGCAAACCGGTCGAGTAGATCCCCACGTTCCCGCTAACGGCGTCTGAAGGAGAACCTGATTCGATATTACCGTCCCAAATCGTGCGTAATGTGATACCACCCGAAACATCGCTCTCGCCAATAAATCCGTCAAAAGCTGCGTTACCTGAAAAAGTGGTTAACGGGTCCACCAGTCCGCGATAAATTGAGACATTGCGCGAAGACGCCGTGCCAGGGAAAATCTCACGCAAAGTCAATTCGTAGGCGACCGCACAAATATTCCCGGTGACAGGATCGCCATCAAAATCCTCAGACGGCGCATCGGGGACTGAGGACAGAACGATCAGCCTGGCCTGGTTTGCCAAGGAGAAGGCTCCGGTGCCTATCGTCTCCGTCTGGTAATTAATGATTTCTCCAGGAGCATTAAAAAGAATGCCATCCAAATCGTCCTCGATCAACGTAAGAAGGAGCCTTGCCTCGCGCGATGCCTCGACAGCACCAGCAGAACGATTCCAGATGCCGAGCACACCCGAGGTGATAGTCAGAATAAGCCCGGTAATAACAACCATCACAGCAGTCGAAACCAGAATCTCGATGAGGGTAAAGCCCTTCGCAAGCTGCGTTTTACAGGCGGAGTATGGAATATTTTTGCGCCTCATCAGACTAAAAATTGAGAACGGTGCTGAAGCGCAACAATTCACTCGATTGAGAGGGAGGATTCTCAGCGATCAGGCTCGCAATCGTCTGACCCGGAGCAGGCGCGTCATAAGAGAATATCCGCACGTCCATGATGAGGTAGCCCAGGTCAAAGTCTGCGAATGTTTGATTGAGAGACACCGAAAACAATTGATCGAACGGAGATGGGAGAGCATTGGACGTTGCCGACACGGTGTTCTGGGGGTTAGAGAAAGCCGGAGTGACGAGTGCAACGAAGAGCGCACCGTCGACATTGTCAGATACAACGGTGTTGTTCATCGCAACCTCCACATCTGCAGCTTGAGATCCGTCGACAAGGACAGTAGCCCCATCAATTTGGTTGTATACTAAAATATCGATATACTGGTTACCTTGGAGCTCCGTATAAACTTCTTGGAATTTTGGGACGTCAGGGTTGAGATCGTATGACTGAAGAAATGTCTCTACTTTGCTAACGACCGCTGCGGCCTCCTCGCTGGTGAGGGACTCCGAAATCGAGGTCAGCGTGCTTCCAAGAAGACCGATCAGCGTCACCATCGCGAAGGCAAATACACCGATAGCGATGATAACCTCGACCAATGAAAGACCTCTACGTTGAGGAGAAACTGTTACTGCACTCTCCATCATGGGATCACACCTGCGTCTGGGTAGCGATACACCGCCCCCATACCTAAGATAATATAACCACCCGGAGCACTCTCACTGTCCCACACAAGTTCAAGCCCTGCCGCCCCAGGGATAGGTGAGCCTGATGCAATGACGACATTAAACTCATCAATTCCGCCGTTCAGACGCCCCTGGGAGTTAAAAGGTATATAATGCCAGGTATCTGTGCCAGCAGTTGACTGAGCAATCGCCGAGGGACGGTTCAAATCAACAGTCAAGCTATTCAAACTGACCGTCGCATTCCCCGTCTCTTGAGACCGCACCGGCTCAAAATGAATACCAGCCGGGAGCAGATCGAAACCGGTGGCCGAAAGCCAACCTTGGTTCCCATCCACATCCTCACCCCAATAGACAACAGTAGTTTCACGGAGATAGCGCTCCGGGTCTGTGACGTCGCCGTTAATCAAGAGCAGTGCACTCGCGCCAAATCCCCGAGTGCCTGCACCAACTGGAAAAGTAGAACTCCCCTGTTGGATAACTGCCTGAGTTCGAGCGCTGATCAATAATCCTTGAAGCACACGTTCAGCCGTTGGAACATCCCCACGCCCACCACCGGCGAGCGCAATCCCCACACCCCCGATGATTACCGCAATCAATCCAACGGTGACGAGGAGCTCGATCAGGGTGAATCCCCCCGCAGCTTTTGAATGGCTCAAATCTTTGCTTTCCATCACTCGACCATAATGTTGTCTAGATTTGAATCGGCACCCGTCATCAGATCTTTCGGATCAAATACACCCGTCGTACCTATCGTAGCCGGAGGTGCGCTGAGTCCATCGGGCCCATCAGAAAAGAGCACGAAGTTACTGTTTCGCCACGTTGTCGTAGCTGCGACTTGGTCGTAGTAATAACGGAGTGTACCATCCCAAGCATCTCTGAGTGTCACATTTCCGAGGTTAGTAACGGTACGGTTGGCCATGAACGCGGCTTCCGCATTTTCATTAGCGAATGAGATGTTCAGGTCTTGAATATCTATAAAAGGGTTGCGAATGGACGCTGCGTCGAGCGGTGCTCCATCGGGCGAGATGAGGCCAGCAAGCGCGGAAAGTAAGACCAAATTACCCGCAGCTGTACCTCCATTAGCTCCCACACGGGGGAAATCACCGAAGTCAGACTTATAGCGCTGCAATGCGACCTTGATGGCCGTCATGTCCGCTTTCGTGCGCGTGACGTTCTGTTGCTCGGCTACGCCAGAAATAGCACCAAACGTCAAGGCCGCAAGAATGCCAATAATAGCGATCACTGTGAGCAACTCCACGAGTGTGAATGCTCTTTTTAAGCTGGATTGGGGACGAATCATGAACGGGGTAATTTGCAGAATTGTTCTGATCGAGGACGGGAAATTAAGCTAAAACGATTCCCTTTGGCAACGTAAATATATTGATAACAAAGTGAATACTCAGCCCATTGTTATAGATCTAATTTCTCGAGCGCATCTGAGGCTTCCATCCACCCCTCCTCCACGACTGAAAGCTCCCGTTTCCAAGCATCCAACTCTTTCATCAGCGAAGTAGTCTCGGACCCTTGTTTAAACCAATCAGGGTCTAACATCTCTTGTTCACGCACCTCTATTTTCTTATGAAGTGTCTGCATCTTATGTTCGTGTTGCTGCACCTTCTTCTTCAGCGGGGCAGCACGTTGACGCCGTTCAGCTTCAACGCGACGACGTTCCTTAGCAGAGATTGCTGGGCCCGCAACTACTACTGATTCCGAAGTTGGCTGAGACTGAGTGAGACGCGCCTCTTCTTCGTCCAACATTCGAATATAGTCGGAGACATTTCCCGTGAGCATCCGCAACTTGCCAGGAGTGACTTCAAGCACCTTTTCGACAACCGGATCCAGAAAATGTCGGTCGTGGCTGACTAAGACAAGCGTCCCAGGAAAGTGCACCAACGCTTCCTGCAAGATGAGCTTGCTATCTAAGTCGAGATGATTGGTCGGTTCATCCAGGATAATTGTATTCGACGGCCTCATCAGCATCCGGGCCAACGCCAAGCGGTTGCGCTCACCGCCAGAAAGAACTCTCACTGGCTTAAACACATCGTCCCCTCTGAAAAGGAAGGCGCCCAGCAAAGATCGGGGATCCATGCGCGACCCACTGGCCGACGCGGCCTCTTCCACTACTTGTAGCGCGGTCATATTTAGGTCTAGGCTCTCGGTTTGATGCTGAGCGAAATAAGCCAGTTCAGTGTTATGACCTAATTGACGATCCCCATGATCATAGGGCTCCTCCCCGGCCAAAATGCGCACCAGAGTCGACTTACCGGCACCATTGGGCCCAACGATTGCAACACGCTCCCCATCAGCAATACGCAGAACTAAGTCTCGAAACACTTCGAGCGTACCATACGACTTCGAGAGGCCTGATAACTCAATAGCGGTAGGGCTGTTGCGCGGCGGATTTGGGAAGCGAAAATGCATAGAGCGTTCGTCGGTATCCAGCTCGATACGCTCGATCTTATCCAATGCCTTGATGCGGCTCTGCACCTGAGAAGCCTTACTCGCCTTGGCGCGGAATCTATTGATGAAGGCTTCTTGCCTTTCGATTTCACGTTGTTGCTTCTCGAATTGCTGTTCTCTCACCTGCTCAAGAACAGCCTTTTCTTTCTCTGCAAAACTAAAATTCCCCGAGAAGCTATCCATGCGCCCCGCCCCCAGATGGAAAGTTCGATTCGTTACAGCGTCCAAAAATGCCCGATCGTGAGAAATAATTAGCAAGGCCCCCGGATAGCGTCTTAAGAATTGCTCCAACCAACGTTGGCTCAAGATATCAAGATGATTGGTCGGCTCATCGAGCATCAGTAAGCTAGGCTGCTGTAACAAAAGCTTTCCTAGGGCGATCCGCATCTGCCATCCTCCAGAAAATTTACCGGTATCTTTATCAAAATCATCCCCCTGAAAGCCAAGCCCAGAAAGCACCTTCTCTATCTTCGCTCGAAGCTTGGGAGCCTCCAATCGCTCCAGTTCGTGCTCCATATCACCAATCCTATTAATGAGCTGTCGGTATCCAGGAGAGTCCACCGCGAGCGTATCCAATTCAGAATGAGCGGATTCTAGCTCGGCCTGTAACTCAATAATCTCGGGGAAAGCTGTCGCTGCTTCATCGACCAGCGTCCGGCCCCTGACCGTAATTCCATCCTGCGGCAAGTGTCCCAAAGTAGTCCCTTTCGCCACGATTACCTCTCCTGCATCCAGGCTCTCCTGCTCCAACAAAACCCGGAAAAGCGTCGATTTACCCACACCGTTACGCCCGACCAAACCGATCCTATCCCCCTCGAGAATCTCATCGCCCACCGAATCAAAGATAATCTTCGGGCCATAACGCAGACTAATGCTATCGAATGTTATCATTTAGATAAATATGACAAATTATGTATAAGGGCTCTTTAACCCGGGACGGGATTCTCCGATGTTCGAGAAGTTTTTGGCAATACCTCTATCTATGCGTGAATCCCCGATACTCTCCCCTGCTCAAACTGAATTCTTCAACGATGTAAAAACCTTCTTCTTTAGCAACCCATTCGGGGACACTTCCTTCGAGACGCTGAAAAAACTACTCGGTCCAGAATTCAACCCGATAAGCGATCAGAGACGCATTGAAGATCTTACCGAAAATCGAGAACGCCTCTGCGATAAAATCGAACGACATCTCGGAGACATCGACAAACTGGTCCATGGGGCCAACAAACCCCTGCGCCCGGATGATTATCGACTCTATGAGCCCGCGGTCTTTTGCATCCAATTTCACCGAAATCGCGAGGCATTCCAGGGATTGATAGGGAAAAGCAAGAAAGCCCTGAAAAAGCGCGGCCCATTTCATTCCGACATATGGGGAGACTCTTTGGAAGATCAACTCAACCCAGGAGGCATCAAACACCAACCCTCCTTTAAAACTGAGCACCTCATTGCCCTTTTTTATCAGCTACACCGTGCAGAGTCCTTCATCATTTCTAATATTCCCGGGCGCACCGCCAGCGCGGGTGCACTACGCACACGCATCTGGCAGTCGATATTCACCCGCAACCTAGAGCGCTACTTTATCGCTATTCACGCAACCACACGCTCAGCACCCACGCTTATCACAGGACCCACTGGTTCCCGAAAAGATCGGATCGCAGAGACCATCGCGCTGAGTCAATATATACCCTTCGATGCGAGCAGCAGCCGATTCGAAGCACGATATAATAGCGCCTACACAAAAATCGACCTCGCCGCCATTCATGGCGATCTCTTCGATCACACCGTCTTTGGCTATCGACGGAACTCTGCCTCTACTGCCCGCAGTGCCCTTGATTTCGCTAGCCGATGGGGATCTTTATTCCTGGATCACCTACACCAAGCACCCCTGAGCATTCAAGCGCGACTCACCCACCTCATCCACTCTGGCCATTTTCATTTCCTAGACGGTGGAGAGGCACAGCCATTTTCTGGTAAACTCATCGCCGCGTCCAAAGACGGTATTAAACAAACAGTCATAGATGGCTCATTCTCAGAAGACTTATTTCTTGCCATCTCCGCCGATCGCATTGGGAGCTTGCCGCTCCTTCAAGCCATTTCTGAGAACACCGATGAACTCGCATTCTATGTCGAAATCATCGCGGGAGAGCTCACAGAAGACGTCGCGACTCGCCAGCAAATAAGCGACGAGTCTATTCGCTGGATCCGCAGACATGTCTCCCCAGCTTACATGTGGCCGGGCAACTATCGTGAACTCGAGCAATGCGTACGCAACATCATGATTCACGGAGATTTTACACTCAATACGACTCTAGAACACACAGG
This region includes:
- a CDS encoding prepilin-type N-terminal cleavage/methylation domain-containing protein, producing the protein MRRKNIPYSACKTQLAKGFTLIEILVSTAVMVVITGLILTITSGVLGIWNRSAGAVEASREARLLLTLIEDDLDGILFNAPGEIINYQTETIGTGAFSLANQARLIVLSSVPDAPSEDFDGDPVTGNICAVAYELTLREIFPGTASSRNVSIYRGLVDPLTTFSGNAAFDGFIGESDVSGGITLRTIWDGNIESGSPSDAVSGNVGIYSTGLRRNLAASNVIDFSIQFYRENATSLAVSAINPTSSVSVENGTLYINGVATADRLAYMDITFTVLSNEGMTTYFRHVDNLESTYADAQEIALAFGETFTRRIALIATR
- a CDS encoding sigma 54-interacting transcriptional regulator; amino-acid sequence: MRESPILSPAQTEFFNDVKTFFFSNPFGDTSFETLKKLLGPEFNPISDQRRIEDLTENRERLCDKIERHLGDIDKLVHGANKPLRPDDYRLYEPAVFCIQFHRNREAFQGLIGKSKKALKKRGPFHSDIWGDSLEDQLNPGGIKHQPSFKTEHLIALFYQLHRAESFIISNIPGRTASAGALRTRIWQSIFTRNLERYFIAIHATTRSAPTLITGPTGSRKDRIAETIALSQYIPFDASSSRFEARYNSAYTKIDLAAIHGDLFDHTVFGYRRNSASTARSALDFASRWGSLFLDHLHQAPLSIQARLTHLIHSGHFHFLDGGEAQPFSGKLIAASKDGIKQTVIDGSFSEDLFLAISADRIGSLPLLQAISENTDELAFYVEIIAGELTEDVATRQQISDESIRWIRRHVSPAYMWPGNYRELEQCVRNIMIHGDFTLNTTLEHTGQSAATDPFPPFVHSMLSGQLPYDELLHHYFKIVVEREGGYAQAARAIGVDQRTVKKYYRVQLK
- a CDS encoding ABC-F family ATP-binding cassette domain-containing protein, which gives rise to MITFDSISLRYGPKIIFDSVGDEILEGDRIGLVGRNGVGKSTLFRVLLEQESLDAGEVIVAKGTTLGHLPQDGITVRGRTLVDEAATAFPEIIELQAELESAHSELDTLAVDSPGYRQLINRIGDMEHELERLEAPKLRAKIEKVLSGLGFQGDDFDKDTGKFSGGWQMRIALGKLLLQQPSLLMLDEPTNHLDILSQRWLEQFLRRYPGALLIISHDRAFLDAVTNRTFHLGAGRMDSFSGNFSFAEKEKAVLEQVREQQFEKQQREIERQEAFINRFRAKASKASQVQSRIKALDKIERIELDTDERSMHFRFPNPPRNSPTAIELSGLSKSYGTLEVFRDLVLRIADGERVAIVGPNGAGKSTLVRILAGEEPYDHGDRQLGHNTELAYFAQHQTESLDLNMTALQVVEEAASASGSRMDPRSLLGAFLFRGDDVFKPVRVLSGGERNRLALARMLMRPSNTIILDEPTNHLDLDSKLILQEALVHFPGTLVLVSHDRHFLDPVVEKVLEVTPGKLRMLTGNVSDYIRMLDEEEARLTQSQPTSESVVVAGPAISAKERRRVEAERRQRAAPLKKKVQQHEHKMQTLHKKIEVREQEMLDPDWFKQGSETTSLMKELDAWKRELSVVEEGWMEASDALEKLDL
- a CDS encoding 1,4-dihydroxy-2-naphthoate polyprenyltransferase, with protein sequence MIRHWLVATRPRTIPAAASPVLVGTAYAYYEGKFEWFPALLCLLFSLLIQISTNFANDYFDYKKGADTDQRKGPPRAVASGWITPQAMLRATWAVLALAFVAGCLLIPYGDVWLIVIGLSSIACAILYTGGPAPLAYLGLGDIFVVFYFGWVATGFTYFVQADEYSVVAFTLGIALGLLINNLLVVNNLRDVDEDRVANKRTLIVRFGRTFGLVQYQLSVTAACLIALAFGLFYDMVGLFIPAMSYPLGRWLGILVYRAETPKDFGRCLMFTSLYLVLFSVLCVVGLVTTVPSS
- a CDS encoding prepilin-type N-terminal cleavage/methylation domain-containing protein produces the protein MESKDLSHSKAAGGFTLIELLVTVGLIAVIIGGVGIALAGGGRGDVPTAERVLQGLLISARTQAVIQQGSSTFPVGAGTRGFGASALLLINGDVTDPERYLRETTVVYWGEDVDGNQGWLSATGFDLLPAGIHFEPVRSQETGNATVSLNSLTVDLNRPSAIAQSTAGTDTWHYIPFNSQGRLNGGIDEFNVVIASGSPIPGAAGLELVWDSESAPGGYIILGMGAVYRYPDAGVIP
- a CDS encoding prepilin-type N-terminal cleavage/methylation domain-containing protein, giving the protein MIRPQSSLKRAFTLVELLTVIAIIGILAALTFGAISGVAEQQNVTRTKADMTAIKVALQRYKSDFGDFPRVGANGGTAAGNLVLLSALAGLISPDGAPLDAASIRNPFIDIQDLNISFANENAEAAFMANRTVTNLGNVTLRDAWDGTLRYYYDQVAATTTWRNSNFVLFSDGPDGLSAPPATIGTTGVFDPKDLMTGADSNLDNIMVE